The genomic stretch CCAGCGCTTTTTGGAAACGGTTAGCGTGTGAACGCTCCGCTTTTGCCAGTGTCTCGAACCAGTCAGCAATTTCGTCGAAACCTTCTGCACGAGCGTCTTTCGCCATGCCAGGGTACATATCGGTGTACTCGTGAGTTTCGCCCGCAATAGCGGATTTCAGGTTATCACCCGTTGGACCAATAGGCAGGCCGGTTGCCGGGTCACCGGAAGCTTCGAGGTATTCCAGATGGCCGTGAGCATGGCCTGTTTCACCTTCTGCGGTGGAACGGAATACAGTAGCAACGTCGTTATAGCCTTCCACGTCTGCTTTGGCTGCGAAGTAAAGGTAACGGCGGTTGGCTTGGGATTCACCTGCGAATGCGTCTTTCAGATGTTGTTCTGTCTTACTTCCCTTCAGTTCCATGTATGGACTCCTCGGTTGTGTGGTTGATTAAACGCTTTGTGGCATTGTACTCTAAGCTAAAGTACTACCTACTTCCAATCGTATATTGTGAATGTTTCGTTCGATTTCATCAAACATGGATTTTTTAGGAGAGGAACATGAAAGTTGCCACAGCCGTTTACACGCTGGCTTCCGTTGCCGTGCTGGCTCTGATAATAATGCGCCCACCTGTTGAAGTTGCCAGCCCAAGCGCAGCACCCGCAGCAGCACAGGCTACCGAAGCGGCTCCAGAGGCCACTGCTCCAGAAGCCGCAGCACCAACCGCCGACAAGACCACACCAGAAGCACAGACGACCACCGTAGCACCTGAGCCAACAGCAGCAACTCCCGAACCTGAGCCAGCAGCAGCAACTCCCGAACCTGAGCCAGCAACAGCGACTCCCGAACCTGAGCCAACAGCAGCAACTCCCGAACCTGAGCCAGCAGCAGCAACTCCCGAACCTGAGCCAGCAGCAGCAACTCCCGAACCTGAGCCAGCAGCAGCAACTCCCGAACCTGAGCCAGCAGCAGCAACTCCCGAACCTGTTTCCATGCCACCTTCCTCATCGGAAGAAAAAAAAAATGATGTAGCACCGACAGCAGCCACCAAACCTGCGCCCAACCCCAAAGCTGTTCCTGATTATGTCCGTGAACAAAGCATGGCAAACGAAATCAACGGCACGCTGACCAATGGCGAAATCGTTACCCTGAGTGATGGGACGCAAAGCTTCATGGGCATCCTTACCCCGGCGGAGCATCCGCGCGGGGCGGTTATTATTTTGCCTGGATGCGGCTTACCGCCGGATGGGGAAAACGTGACCCACCCACTGCGCACAGGTTTGGCTGCTAAGGGCTGGACAACCCTGTCCCTGCAAATGCCGGTATTGGCGAAAGAAGCCAAATACTATGATTACGTTCCCTTGTTTGCCAACGCCGACAAGCGCATTGATGCGGGCATTGCCCTCTTGAAGCAAAAAGGCATTGCGCCCGTCGTCCTAGCAGCTCACGATTGCGGGGCGCACAT from Thiothrix litoralis encodes the following:
- a CDS encoding DUF3530 family protein, with product MKVATAVYTLASVAVLALIIMRPPVEVASPSAAPAAAQATEAAPEATAPEAAAPTADKTTPEAQTTTVAPEPTAATPEPEPAAATPEPEPATATPEPEPTAATPEPEPAAATPEPEPAAATPEPEPAAATPEPEPAAATPEPVSMPPSSSEEKKNDVAPTAATKPAPNPKAVPDYVREQSMANEINGTLTNGEIVTLSDGTQSFMGILTPAEHPRGAVIILPGCGLPPDGENVTHPLRTGLAAKGWTTLSLQMPVLAKEAKYYDYVPLFANADKRIDAGIALLKQKGIAPVVLAAHDCGAHMAMNWLGNKGDGEIAAYVGLGMGATDAGQEMVQPLPLDKMKIPVLDIYGEKDTPQVISLAPERQALLQKGGNTHSKQMVLPEADHDFKNKGDALSAVVATWLNSLPL
- a CDS encoding rubrerythrin family protein, giving the protein MELKGSKTEQHLKDAFAGESQANRRYLYFAAKADVEGYNDVATVFRSTAEGETGHAHGHLEYLEASGDPATGLPIGPTGDNLKSAIAGETHEYTDMYPGMAKDARAEGFDEIADWFETLAKAERSHANRFQKALDNLDA